In a single window of the Pseudodesulfovibrio profundus genome:
- the fusA gene encoding elongation factor G: MPDLKNQRTYALVGHGGSGKTSVAEMLLFNAGVVNRLGKVEEGNTVLDYEPEEIKRRGSVQPGFASFKWQKNDHFLIDTPGDSNFSGDLSYSLMAADGAVLVIDAVDGVKPLTRKVWAQVQDKGLPSMIVINKMDRDRADFDTAFNGISEALGARPVLLYYPIGSREDFKGVVDMMSGKALMFGEGGEVSEGEVPGEIAEEVATLRETMIENIAESDEDLMEKYFEEGELAPDDITKGLKDGVAAGELVPVVLSAALNNQGGQMILDTVQKLMPSPLDREPWQGEEGERKSSPDEPLACFVFKTLADPFAGQLTIARVLSGELKPDSHLVNASNGEKERIGQVLLTSGKEQKQSKEPLGPGAIVTLAKLKNTHTGDTLVEKDEFKLVKPELAPQLITFALAPAEKGDEDKVYAAVAKLLDEDITLTLSRDEESGDILLSGMGQNHIEISVEKAKRRYKADILLKTPKVPYRETFKSGANEVQGRHKKQSGGRGQFGDCWIHVAPRHSGEGYEFVDQIVGGAIPRQFIPAVDKGIQETAARGVLAGYPVIDFQVTLYDGSYHNVDSSEMAFKVAGSLAFKKAAEKAQMALLEPVMLVTVAVPDSFMGDVIGDLSSRRGKVLGSDSQAGITEVKAHVPMAEMLKYAPDLNSMTGGQGTFFMEFASYEECPPQEMQKVIAANKKADEE; this comes from the coding sequence ATGCCTGATCTGAAGAACCAGAGAACATATGCACTCGTCGGACACGGTGGTAGCGGTAAAACCTCTGTGGCTGAGATGCTTCTTTTCAACGCTGGCGTCGTTAATCGTCTTGGTAAGGTCGAAGAAGGGAATACAGTCCTTGATTACGAACCTGAAGAAATAAAACGTCGCGGCTCAGTTCAACCCGGTTTTGCCAGTTTCAAATGGCAAAAAAATGATCATTTTCTCATAGACACACCCGGTGACTCAAATTTTTCAGGCGACTTGTCCTACAGCCTGATGGCTGCGGACGGCGCTGTTCTTGTTATTGATGCAGTTGATGGTGTCAAGCCGCTGACCCGCAAGGTGTGGGCTCAGGTTCAGGATAAAGGGCTGCCTTCCATGATCGTAATCAACAAGATGGATCGTGACAGGGCTGATTTTGATACAGCTTTCAATGGCATATCCGAAGCGTTGGGTGCTCGTCCCGTATTGCTGTACTACCCGATTGGTTCCAGAGAGGACTTCAAGGGCGTCGTCGACATGATGTCCGGCAAGGCATTGATGTTTGGCGAAGGCGGTGAAGTATCCGAGGGCGAAGTCCCCGGTGAGATCGCGGAAGAAGTGGCAACGCTTCGTGAAACCATGATTGAAAACATCGCTGAATCCGATGAAGATCTCATGGAAAAATATTTTGAAGAAGGCGAGCTTGCACCTGATGACATCACCAAGGGTCTCAAGGACGGTGTTGCAGCCGGTGAGCTTGTTCCTGTCGTGCTTTCTGCTGCGCTGAACAACCAGGGCGGTCAGATGATCCTGGATACTGTACAAAAGCTTATGCCCAGCCCGTTGGACCGTGAGCCGTGGCAGGGCGAAGAGGGCGAGCGCAAGAGTTCGCCAGATGAGCCGTTGGCCTGTTTTGTTTTCAAAACACTGGCTGACCCGTTTGCCGGGCAGTTGACCATTGCAAGAGTGCTCTCTGGCGAGTTGAAGCCGGATTCTCATCTGGTTAATGCATCCAATGGAGAAAAAGAGCGTATCGGTCAGGTTCTGCTGACAAGTGGTAAGGAGCAAAAACAGTCCAAAGAGCCGCTTGGACCTGGCGCTATTGTAACGCTGGCTAAGCTGAAGAATACCCATACTGGCGATACGCTGGTGGAGAAAGATGAGTTCAAGCTCGTGAAGCCGGAACTGGCTCCTCAGTTGATCACCTTTGCCCTGGCTCCTGCTGAAAAGGGTGATGAGGATAAGGTGTATGCTGCCGTTGCAAAGCTCTTGGATGAGGATATCACCTTGACCCTTTCGCGAGATGAAGAGTCCGGCGATATTCTGCTGTCCGGCATGGGCCAGAACCATATCGAGATATCTGTCGAAAAGGCCAAGCGTCGCTATAAAGCTGACATTCTTTTGAAGACTCCCAAGGTTCCGTATCGTGAAACCTTCAAGTCCGGTGCAAACGAGGTTCAGGGACGACACAAGAAACAGTCCGGTGGTCGCGGTCAGTTTGGTGATTGCTGGATTCACGTTGCCCCCAGGCATTCCGGTGAGGGATATGAGTTTGTTGATCAGATCGTCGGTGGAGCCATCCCCCGTCAGTTTATCCCTGCCGTAGACAAAGGCATTCAGGAGACAGCCGCCCGCGGTGTGCTCGCCGGTTACCCGGTGATCGATTTCCAGGTAACGTTGTATGACGGCAGCTATCATAACGTCGACTCCTCCGAGATGGCGTTCAAGGTTGCAGGCTCCTTAGCGTTCAAGAAAGCGGCGGAAAAAGCCCAGATGGCACTCCTTGAGCCTGTGATGCTGGTGACGGTCGCTGTGCCGGACTCCTTCATGGGTGATGTGATTGGTGACCTTTCGTCACGTCGAGGCAAGGTGCTCGGCTCCGACTCCCAGGCCGGTATCACTGAAGTCAAGGCACATGTCCCAATGGCTGAGATGCTGAAATACGCGCCAGACCTTAACTCAATGACAGGTGGACAGGGTACCTTCTTCATGGAGTTTGCCTCATACGAGGAGTGCCCGCCCCAGGAAATGCAGAAGGTCATTGCGGCTAATAAAAAGGCTGACGAAGAATAG
- a CDS encoding lysophospholipid acyltransferase family protein, which translates to MMKVDPENCTPEEYDYWGLKWGETTARLAGLKIDVDLGDVDPEGHYVFIGNHQSNLDIPVLFEVFKKNRIRFVAKKSLFQIPIYGKALAHSGHICVDRDNRRAAMKSLNEAVEKAKSGISPFIFPEGTRNTNLNELMDFKIGGMIIALKSGLPVVPVVMANTGKIMPKGKLIIDNRPVVRVKALPVIDPSEYTLKDREKFKDDLYAMMNKAYKELLDQG; encoded by the coding sequence ATGATGAAGGTTGACCCGGAAAATTGTACTCCTGAAGAGTATGACTACTGGGGATTGAAGTGGGGAGAAACCACGGCCAGATTGGCCGGGTTGAAGATTGATGTCGATTTGGGAGATGTTGATCCCGAAGGGCATTACGTCTTCATCGGTAACCACCAGTCCAACCTTGATATACCCGTGCTGTTCGAGGTTTTCAAAAAGAATCGTATTCGATTTGTGGCAAAGAAGAGCCTTTTTCAAATTCCCATTTATGGTAAAGCGTTGGCCCATTCCGGACATATTTGTGTCGACCGGGACAACCGTCGTGCCGCGATGAAGAGTCTCAATGAGGCTGTTGAGAAGGCTAAGAGTGGTATTTCTCCGTTTATTTTTCCGGAAGGTACCAGAAATACCAATTTGAATGAGCTTATGGATTTTAAGATCGGAGGGATGATCATTGCTCTCAAATCCGGGCTTCCTGTCGTTCCCGTCGTGATGGCCAATACAGGTAAAATCATGCCTAAAGGGAAGCTGATCATCGACAACCGGCCTGTTGTGCGAGTCAAAGCTCTGCCTGTAATTGACCCCTCAGAGTACACGCTCAAAGATCGTGAAAAATTCAAGGATGACCTGTATGCCATGATGAACAAGGCATACAAAGAACTCCTTGACCAAGGATAA
- a CDS encoding ribonuclease J — translation MASPVLSLYPLGGLGEIGMNCMAYTTDRSMALVDCGLMFPEDYHFGVDVVIPCFDYVLQNKAKLHGIVLTHGHEDHIGALPWLLQNVDVPVYGSQFTLGLVENKLKEHGLDRWADLRPVRPYDRVLIGDFKFNFFPVCHSIIEGYGLGIETPVGRIVHTGDFKIDRNPLGGHATDLAAFRKFAEPGVHLMLSDSTNVEQEGFALTEREIKVSLRDIFSKAKGRILVSLFSSHIQRMQEVFDLADAQGRKVAVSGRSLYRNIELARDLGHLKIPKGIFIDLDQLHHYGDSELVLLVTGSQGEPLAALSRMASGEHRQLQVRPDDLFILSSRFIPGNVKAITKVINNLYRLGAEVLYEKMHGIHASGHAHAGELTLMLEAVRPKYFIPVHGEYRHLVKHQRLAMDCGVNERCALVVENGQSIHFEADGSVEFGPLFPADKILVDGKGVGDVGHSVLKERQLLAGEGMVVVLLVVDNATGEISIGPDIISKGFVFEQKYSHVLDDAKCIVLDVHENIAPGETTKLKERIRSALRRFFRKVLGRDPVVVPLVIPIDLDE, via the coding sequence ATGGCTTCCCCTGTTCTCAGTCTATACCCTCTTGGTGGTCTCGGTGAGATCGGCATGAATTGCATGGCCTATACGACAGATAGGTCCATGGCGCTTGTCGATTGCGGATTGATGTTCCCCGAAGATTATCATTTTGGCGTTGATGTCGTTATTCCCTGCTTTGATTACGTTCTTCAGAACAAGGCAAAACTGCATGGGATTGTACTGACTCACGGGCATGAGGATCACATCGGTGCACTGCCGTGGCTTTTGCAAAATGTGGATGTCCCGGTCTACGGCAGCCAGTTCACGCTTGGATTGGTCGAGAATAAACTGAAGGAGCATGGCCTCGACAGATGGGCCGACCTTCGTCCTGTTCGGCCATATGACCGTGTCTTGATCGGTGATTTCAAATTCAACTTTTTCCCTGTTTGTCACTCAATAATCGAAGGGTATGGTCTCGGCATTGAAACACCGGTCGGACGCATCGTCCATACTGGTGATTTCAAGATTGATCGTAATCCTCTTGGTGGACACGCAACTGATCTCGCTGCATTCCGCAAGTTCGCGGAACCGGGCGTCCACCTCATGTTGTCTGATTCCACGAACGTGGAGCAGGAAGGCTTTGCGCTCACAGAGCGAGAGATCAAGGTTTCCTTGCGGGATATCTTTTCAAAAGCCAAAGGGCGGATTCTTGTTTCCCTCTTTTCGAGTCACATTCAGCGCATGCAGGAAGTCTTTGATCTTGCTGATGCCCAAGGGCGAAAGGTCGCTGTGTCTGGCCGGAGTTTGTATAGGAATATCGAGCTTGCCAGAGACTTGGGGCACCTGAAGATTCCCAAGGGAATATTCATCGATCTAGACCAGTTGCACCACTATGGGGATTCGGAGTTGGTTCTGTTGGTGACCGGCTCGCAAGGGGAACCGCTGGCCGCGCTTTCAAGAATGGCATCAGGTGAGCATCGGCAACTTCAGGTGCGACCAGATGATCTGTTCATTCTTTCATCCCGGTTCATCCCCGGGAATGTCAAAGCGATCACCAAGGTTATCAACAATCTGTATCGCTTGGGCGCCGAGGTCCTGTACGAAAAGATGCACGGTATTCACGCCTCAGGTCATGCCCATGCCGGAGAGTTGACCTTGATGCTTGAAGCTGTTCGGCCAAAATATTTTATTCCGGTGCACGGCGAGTACCGGCACCTCGTGAAACATCAGCGACTGGCCATGGATTGTGGTGTTAATGAACGATGCGCTTTGGTGGTTGAAAACGGACAATCCATTCATTTTGAGGCGGATGGTTCAGTCGAATTCGGTCCCTTGTTCCCTGCCGACAAGATTCTGGTGGACGGCAAGGGAGTTGGCGATGTCGGGCACTCTGTCCTGAAGGAAAGGCAGCTTCTTGCCGGTGAAGGAATGGTCGTTGTGTTGCTGGTCGTGGATAATGCGACCGGTGAAATATCAATTGGCCCTGACATCATTTCCAAAGGATTCGTATTCGAGCAAAAATACAGTCACGTCCTGGATGATGCCAAATGTATCGTGCTGGATGTGCATGAGAACATCGCCCCGGGCGAGACGACAAAGCTCAAGGAGCGAATCCGTTCAGCTCTCAGAAGATTCTTTAGAAAGGTACTCGGGCGTGATCCGGTGGTTGTTCCACTGGTTATCCCCATCGATCTGGATGAATAA
- a CDS encoding DUF2238 domain-containing protein, which yields MTYRSFKQYYPHILAACFTVLWCVLAINPLMRDVWLAENLPIVGVFLLLVASFKKFRFSNTAYTLMSVWLILHTIGGHYTFAKVPFDFFTDMFDLERNHFDRIAHFSIGFYAYPIAELVTRKKQATPIVTYLFSLFGIMSLAAGYEIIEWWYAVLEGGDAGIEFLGSQGDIWDAQKDMLADTLGAVASLTLFRWHNNTN from the coding sequence ATGACTTACCGGAGCTTTAAGCAGTACTATCCACACATACTGGCAGCCTGCTTTACCGTACTTTGGTGTGTGCTTGCCATCAATCCGCTCATGCGCGATGTCTGGCTGGCGGAGAACCTGCCTATAGTTGGTGTGTTCCTCCTGCTGGTTGCCAGTTTCAAGAAATTTCGCTTTTCCAATACGGCGTACACCCTCATGAGCGTCTGGCTCATACTCCACACCATCGGAGGGCACTACACATTCGCCAAAGTTCCGTTCGATTTCTTCACCGACATGTTCGATCTGGAACGGAACCATTTTGACAGGATCGCCCATTTCTCCATCGGCTTTTACGCCTATCCCATTGCAGAGTTGGTGACGCGAAAAAAGCAAGCGACTCCTATCGTAACCTACTTGTTCAGCCTGTTCGGCATCATGTCGTTGGCTGCTGGGTACGAGATAATAGAATGGTGGTACGCCGTTCTGGAAGGTGGAGATGCCGGCATCGAGTTTCTTGGTTCACAAGGTGACATTTGGGATGCCCAAAAGGACATGCTCGCAGATACACTCGGCGCCGTCGCCTCTCTGACCCTATTCAGGTGGCATAACAACACCAACTAA
- a CDS encoding carboxymuconolactone decarboxylase family protein yields MFLLNSVPPESAKDLIADVYGIFPKSMGVPDSVQLYSTSPQLLRCQGEIVKHFVTQEELDFHLLAAIRYLAAEHYCHAYCLNLNSTLLQRSGMSSDDMACLKNSPEDFFGPKEAALLRLVLDALSSPDEVDQPRIDELEAMGWSHTAIFDAVAQASQMGAASLLFRTFTK; encoded by the coding sequence ATGTTCCTACTCAACAGCGTTCCCCCTGAATCAGCAAAAGACCTGATTGCAGATGTCTATGGCATCTTTCCCAAAAGCATGGGCGTACCTGACTCGGTTCAACTCTACAGTACAAGCCCACAGTTGCTCCGTTGCCAGGGTGAGATAGTCAAACACTTCGTCACTCAGGAAGAACTCGACTTTCACCTGCTGGCAGCAATCCGCTACCTGGCAGCAGAGCATTATTGCCATGCGTACTGTCTCAACCTGAACTCAACCCTGTTACAACGCTCAGGTATGAGTTCGGATGACATGGCCTGTTTGAAAAACTCACCAGAAGACTTCTTTGGGCCTAAAGAGGCAGCTCTGCTCCGACTGGTTCTCGATGCGCTCAGTTCACCAGATGAGGTCGATCAACCCAGGATAGACGAACTTGAGGCAATGGGCTGGTCCCATACTGCCATATTCGACGCAGTAGCACAGGCTTCACAGATGGGTGCTGCAAGTCTTCTTTTCAGGACTTTCACCAAATAA
- a CDS encoding TetR/AcrR family transcriptional regulator, producing MSQTTKERIIEVGADLVHRNGFNNTGLKDILQAAGIPKGSFYFYFTNKETFGLEMIDYYRQGFRSQAEPILTDASLSPLNKLRTIFDQYKSSLENHGFARGCPIGNLASEMSDLSEPFRQKLDEVMTGLTALYQGLLDEAIAAHELPQSIDTYSTAVFMVESWHGAIIRMKVAKNAEPLTICYDMIFNKILR from the coding sequence ATGTCACAGACAACAAAAGAACGCATCATCGAGGTCGGCGCCGATCTGGTCCACCGCAATGGCTTCAACAATACAGGCCTCAAAGATATCCTCCAGGCGGCGGGCATTCCCAAAGGTTCGTTCTACTTTTACTTCACGAATAAAGAGACATTCGGTCTCGAAATGATTGACTACTATCGACAGGGTTTTCGCAGTCAGGCAGAGCCGATTCTCACTGATGCATCCCTCAGTCCGCTCAACAAACTCCGTACCATCTTTGACCAATACAAAAGCAGCCTTGAAAACCACGGATTTGCTCGAGGCTGTCCCATCGGCAACCTGGCATCGGAGATGAGTGATCTCAGTGAACCCTTCCGGCAAAAGCTGGATGAGGTAATGACAGGTTTGACAGCCTTGTATCAGGGGCTTCTTGATGAAGCCATCGCGGCTCACGAACTGCCACAATCAATCGACACATACTCCACCGCTGTATTCATGGTCGAATCATGGCATGGCGCCATTATACGGATGAAAGTGGCTAAAAACGCCGAACCGCTTACCATATGCTATGACATGATTTTCAATAAGATTCTTCGTTAG
- a CDS encoding M16 family metallopeptidase produces the protein MFQRVLLLGGMLMLLTGCLAHANKTKTMDNPEPVDPMASFNLGGDETHIVKLKNGLTVLIKNDDRFPLVNARLYVHAGSAYETPEIAGISHQLEHMVFKGTEKRGLGESAKAIESVGGSMNAATSFDYTVYYVEVPDAEWKLGLDVITDMAINPTIDPKELESEKKVVLEELERGEDSPNSLLFKSLQSMIWKDTTYEWPIIGYRDTIKAFNREKIMDYIATHYQPQSMMLAVVGKVDPDEVVKEAERLLGGLENTRPVLPPETFTIPEVGTGPVVTKLTGKWNKVYLGAAFPIPGGSSAEYAGLDLLSQLLGGDSTSRFYRKFKYEMHMVDDISVSPLSLERGGMLYIHATLDSENVDEFWMELMKELASFDPANFTDREIERARLNLEDSMFLAKETLSGLASKTAFLQFFEDGEQAEDNYLYTLQQVTRDELRHLYEQFIRPDQLHSVVLTPEENTVSADQFTEVIHQEWPLQKSIQKAQQEETTVEEAVIELPSGNKLVFLPDDTLPYTAISIYWTGGDGILEKDQEGLAALTASALSRGTMSMTATEVQDFLSDHAASLGAKAGRNVFAVESKFPVRFTDKILPLLREVMTAPAFNPEEIERSKRDQIAGIKRREDQPLGLAFRHLFPFLYKSGPYALLHQGQPEGVEQLGQADIMRYWARQSMQPMTIAVCGQFDADVIREFADNLSATLTAPVNEYAFTEPEWNSERTTTMQLPDRKQSHVLMVFPTPGQMDRDTTASLELLRAALSGQSGLLFRDLRDKQGLAYSVTSLLWQSRNTGFLALYIGTNPDTVEQSLDGFRQVVADLAASPLPEEELTRARNILVGDYYQEHQSLISRSRQAASLIARGFDRSYEQEIIEKAKSVSAETIRSVVKEYLDPDKAYLMTVTP, from the coding sequence ATGTTTCAACGCGTATTACTGCTGGGAGGGATGCTGATGCTCCTGACCGGCTGCTTGGCACATGCCAACAAAACCAAAACCATGGACAACCCGGAACCGGTTGATCCAATGGCCAGTTTCAACCTTGGCGGGGATGAAACGCACATCGTCAAACTCAAGAACGGATTGACCGTTTTGATTAAGAATGACGATCGCTTCCCGCTGGTCAATGCAAGACTGTATGTCCATGCCGGAAGTGCATACGAGACTCCAGAAATTGCCGGGATAAGCCATCAGCTTGAGCATATGGTTTTCAAGGGTACCGAAAAGCGAGGACTGGGCGAATCAGCAAAGGCCATCGAGTCAGTCGGTGGTTCCATGAACGCAGCCACCAGCTTCGACTATACAGTATACTATGTCGAAGTTCCCGACGCGGAATGGAAACTGGGTCTTGATGTCATAACTGATATGGCCATTAATCCCACCATTGATCCCAAGGAACTGGAAAGCGAAAAGAAAGTAGTGCTTGAAGAGCTGGAACGAGGTGAGGACTCACCCAACAGCCTGCTGTTCAAGAGCCTGCAATCAATGATCTGGAAAGACACGACATACGAATGGCCGATCATCGGTTACCGCGATACCATCAAGGCCTTCAATCGTGAAAAGATCATGGATTACATTGCGACCCACTATCAGCCGCAATCCATGATGCTCGCAGTGGTCGGCAAGGTTGATCCTGATGAAGTGGTGAAAGAGGCCGAACGTCTGCTAGGCGGACTGGAGAATACCAGACCCGTTCTCCCGCCCGAGACATTCACCATCCCGGAAGTAGGCACCGGACCGGTTGTAACCAAGCTTACCGGCAAGTGGAACAAGGTCTACCTCGGAGCAGCTTTCCCCATTCCAGGCGGTTCCTCTGCCGAATACGCAGGACTGGATCTCTTGAGTCAACTGCTCGGCGGCGACAGCACTTCGCGATTCTACCGCAAGTTCAAGTATGAAATGCACATGGTGGACGACATATCTGTCTCCCCCCTGTCGCTCGAACGTGGCGGCATGCTCTATATCCACGCCACTCTGGATTCCGAGAATGTTGACGAATTCTGGATGGAATTAATGAAGGAGCTTGCCTCTTTCGATCCGGCCAACTTTACGGATCGCGAGATTGAACGCGCACGGCTCAACCTCGAAGATTCCATGTTTCTTGCCAAGGAAACCCTTTCCGGCCTTGCCAGCAAAACCGCCTTCCTTCAGTTTTTCGAAGATGGCGAGCAGGCCGAGGATAACTACCTGTATACACTCCAGCAGGTGACTCGCGACGAACTGCGTCACCTCTACGAACAGTTCATTCGTCCCGACCAACTCCACTCCGTGGTGCTGACCCCGGAAGAGAATACGGTCTCTGCAGATCAGTTCACTGAGGTAATCCATCAGGAATGGCCATTACAGAAGTCTATCCAAAAGGCTCAGCAGGAAGAAACCACCGTTGAAGAAGCCGTCATCGAGCTTCCAAGCGGCAACAAGTTGGTCTTCCTCCCAGATGACACCCTCCCTTACACGGCCATTTCCATTTACTGGACCGGCGGTGACGGGATTCTCGAAAAGGACCAGGAAGGCCTTGCAGCACTGACCGCTTCTGCGCTTTCGCGTGGGACCATGAGCATGACGGCTACGGAGGTTCAGGACTTCCTTTCCGACCATGCCGCCTCCCTTGGCGCCAAGGCTGGTCGCAACGTCTTTGCCGTTGAATCGAAGTTCCCTGTTCGATTCACAGATAAGATTCTTCCGCTTTTGCGAGAAGTAATGACTGCTCCGGCATTCAATCCAGAAGAGATTGAACGCTCCAAGCGAGACCAGATTGCAGGCATCAAACGACGCGAAGATCAGCCGCTCGGCCTTGCATTCAGACACCTGTTCCCCTTCCTGTACAAGTCCGGCCCCTACGCTCTGTTACACCAGGGGCAGCCAGAAGGCGTGGAGCAATTGGGTCAAGCCGACATCATGCGCTATTGGGCAAGACAGTCCATGCAGCCCATGACAATAGCGGTTTGCGGACAGTTTGATGCCGATGTCATTCGCGAGTTTGCCGACAACCTTTCGGCGACACTGACTGCGCCGGTCAATGAATATGCGTTTACCGAACCGGAATGGAACAGCGAACGCACCACCACCATGCAGTTGCCGGATCGTAAGCAGTCTCACGTGCTCATGGTCTTCCCGACCCCCGGGCAAATGGATAGAGACACCACTGCAAGTCTTGAACTGCTCAGAGCAGCTCTTTCCGGTCAATCCGGCTTGCTGTTCCGTGACCTTAGAGACAAGCAGGGGCTTGCATACTCAGTTACTTCTCTGCTTTGGCAGAGCCGAAACACCGGTTTCCTGGCACTGTACATCGGGACCAATCCCGACACGGTCGAGCAATCTCTGGACGGATTCCGTCAGGTAGTAGCCGACTTGGCAGCCTCCCCGTTACCGGAAGAAGAGTTGACCCGCGCAAGAAACATTCTTGTGGGCGACTACTATCAGGAACATCAGTCTCTGATTTCCCGAAGCCGTCAGGCAGCCAGCCTGATAGCTCGCGGATTTGATCGATCCTACGAGCAGGAGATCATCGAAAAGGCCAAAAGCGTTTCAGCTGAAACAATCCGGTCGGTGGTCAAAGAGTACCTTGATCCGGACAAAGCCTATCTCATGACGGTCACTCCATAA
- a CDS encoding succinate dehydrogenase/fumarate reductase cytochrome b subunit: MSISYAPAGKTGKWDGVMDWLQMLSGASLILFMWCHMLLVSSVVISPDAMNAIAHFFEATGMAQVGGPLIFLVFLTHFVLAARKIPFRFDGQKTVMQHAKMMRHGDTWLWVVQAVSAMIILIMGSIHMWVVLTDLPITAAKSAARIQGGFWAVFYLILLPLTELHVGIGFYRIGVKWGFVKDTKRSKFKRGENLLTMMFIAIGLITLVRFLFLSVN; the protein is encoded by the coding sequence ATGTCCATCAGTTATGCACCTGCCGGAAAAACCGGTAAGTGGGATGGCGTGATGGACTGGCTTCAGATGCTTTCCGGAGCCAGTCTGATACTGTTCATGTGGTGTCACATGTTACTGGTATCAAGCGTTGTCATCAGTCCCGATGCGATGAATGCCATCGCCCACTTCTTTGAGGCGACCGGCATGGCGCAAGTCGGCGGTCCGCTAATTTTTCTTGTGTTTCTTACGCACTTTGTTCTCGCTGCCAGGAAAATTCCATTCCGGTTCGACGGCCAGAAAACCGTCATGCAGCATGCGAAGATGATGCGTCATGGCGACACGTGGCTATGGGTAGTCCAGGCTGTATCCGCGATGATCATCCTGATAATGGGCTCCATTCACATGTGGGTGGTGTTAACCGATCTGCCCATTACCGCGGCCAAGTCAGCAGCTCGAATCCAAGGCGGATTCTGGGCTGTTTTTTATTTGATCCTCCTGCCACTCACCGAGTTGCATGTCGGCATCGGTTTTTACCGTATCGGAGTGAAGTGGGGATTTGTGAAAGACACCAAGCGTTCCAAGTTCAAGCGTGGCGAGAATCTGTTGACGATGATGTTCATCGCCATCGGATTAATCACCTTGGTTCGCTTTCTGTTCCTGAGCGTCAATTAA